The following proteins are encoded in a genomic region of Fibrobacter succinogenes:
- a CDS encoding DNA cytosine methyltransferase, with protein sequence MPTSKKQTQKKIKVLSLFSGCGGLDLGFLGGFSFSGKDYERLDTDVVFANDFDPDAVNCYNSNALLVKDSAKSICKDVREIEDQEFPDFDVMIAGFPCQPFSNAGNRKGVNDKNGRGTLFEECERILKYKISQKKKPKAFLFENVRGILSSKMPDGKTTVPNEIKARMEKLGYNVSMQLVCASDYGVPQKRYRVLIVGVDKKIGSFDFEKLKELVQKENIPSESFGKQEKLLLGSILKDVPKEDFWEYTKATQNMIEKIGPCAHGAKALNYFKKDFEYDKMPESYREGKSWKDIPPEELTPRFKKIYDNPKKYHSPKFFRRFAFGEINGTITASSQPENCGITHPIENRRFTVREIARIQSFPDNFDFSKIPLQSRYKVIGNAVPPILGWVVAKTLTETIKEK encoded by the coding sequence GTGCCGACATCGAAGAAGCAAACGCAAAAGAAAATAAAAGTTCTGTCCTTATTTTCTGGATGTGGTGGATTAGACTTGGGTTTTCTAGGCGGGTTCTCTTTTTCTGGAAAGGATTATGAACGTCTTGATACCGATGTCGTTTTCGCAAATGATTTTGATCCTGATGCTGTCAACTGTTATAACAGCAATGCTTTGCTTGTGAAAGATTCTGCAAAATCAATATGTAAGGATGTTCGAGAAATTGAGGACCAAGAATTTCCCGACTTCGATGTCATGATCGCTGGATTTCCGTGCCAACCATTTTCCAATGCTGGAAACCGTAAAGGCGTAAACGATAAAAATGGCCGTGGTACATTGTTTGAGGAATGTGAACGAATCTTAAAGTATAAGATTTCTCAAAAGAAAAAGCCCAAAGCATTTTTATTCGAAAATGTTCGAGGAATCCTTTCGTCTAAAATGCCTGACGGAAAAACAACTGTGCCAAATGAAATTAAGGCTCGAATGGAAAAACTCGGTTATAACGTTTCGATGCAATTAGTTTGTGCGAGTGATTACGGAGTTCCGCAAAAAAGATACCGTGTATTGATTGTTGGTGTTGATAAGAAAATAGGCTCGTTTGATTTCGAAAAGCTAAAAGAACTTGTCCAAAAAGAAAACATCCCATCGGAATCTTTTGGCAAACAAGAAAAGTTACTTCTTGGTTCTATCTTGAAGGATGTCCCTAAAGAAGACTTTTGGGAATATACAAAAGCCACTCAAAACATGATTGAGAAAATAGGCCCATGTGCACATGGGGCAAAAGCTTTGAATTATTTCAAGAAAGATTTTGAGTATGATAAGATGCCAGAAAGTTATCGCGAAGGGAAATCATGGAAGGATATTCCTCCAGAGGAATTGACGCCTCGCTTTAAGAAAATTTATGACAATCCCAAGAAATACCATTCCCCAAAATTTTTTAGAAGATTTGCTTTTGGCGAAATCAATGGAACGATTACGGCTTCGTCTCAGCCAGAAAACTGTGGGATAACTCATCCGATTGAAAACAGACGTTTTACCGTCCGTGAAATCGCAAGAATTCAGTCTTTCCCTGACAATTTTGACTTTAGCAAAATCCCTTTGCAATCAAGGTATAAAGTTATTGGGAATGCAGTTCCGCCGATACTCGGTTGGGTTGTCGCGAAAACATTGACTGAAACAATAAAGGAGAAGTAG